From the genome of Variovorax sp. RA8:
CCCCTTCTTCAGAGCGTCACGAAAGAACGCTGCCGGCGACTCGATCTTGGGCAGGGCCGCGTTTCTCATTCGCTCCTCAACCAGATCGGTCGTTCTGCGCAAGAGGCCTTCGTCGTTCTGAACGTAAATCTGCCCGGCCTCCGGCTCCCGGAAGCCAAAGGCTCGGATGCGGGCCAGGAGCTCAAGGTCAAAGATGTTGCGCGGTTCGTTCACGCCCAGGCTGCCCTGCGCCTTTCGATGCACCCTGAGTTGCAACTCCTCGACCCGCCGGCCATGGCGGTGCTCGATGAGCTCGAGGGTGAACTCGTCCTGGATGTCGTCGACCTCCTTAAGCGACGGCATCAGGACATCGCGTTTGAAGTACCGGTACTCCATCTCGCGGTCCCCGCGACCGGTCAAGGCGGCGATCCACCAGGCGACGTCCTCGCGGTGCGTCAGGCCTCCGGGCGAGGTGAGGTAGCGAAGACCGATTTCCGCCAGGACAGCGCCCCCGAGCGACCTCACGTTCTCATTGAGTTCCACCATCATGCGGGTGTACTGCTTCGGATCGAGGACGTAGTCGCGGACGACGTCGGGGAAGTTCCACGTCAAGATCGTGGGGTGAGGCGGCCCGAGTTCCTTGATTTCGACGGTCCCCAGGATCTGGGACGAAGTCCAGTAGGCCTTGCTGGTCTCATCTGAGTTCCACTCGATGAGGGTCGTCTGCATCTCGCGGATGTAATCCTTGAACAGTTCCAGCCCGTTGCTGCCGTAGTGCGCCGAGGCGACC
Proteins encoded in this window:
- a CDS encoding replication initiation protein, which translates into the protein MEASPPNGKAVQEQQRFRKANEMVGMRAKKGRITLVTWKIHQALVYHAQQQHMQRLRDASKGRPMQTGSFSMPLSELVASAHYGSNGLELFKDYIREMQTTLIEWNSDETSKAYWTSSQILGTVEIKELGPPHPTILTWNFPDVVRDYVLDPKQYTRMMVELNENVRSLGGAVLAEIGLRYLTSPGGLTHREDVAWWIAALTGRGDREMEYRYFKRDVLMPSLKEVDDIQDEFTLELIEHRHGRRVEELQLRVHRKAQGSLGVNEPRNIFDLELLARIRAFGFREPEAGQIYVQNDEGLLRRTTDLVEERMRNAALPKIESPAAFFRDALKKGYANSNAALGHADNGSKVPSVGSDSPAPAPERKASPSVRKSRSDLVADWVRALAREAEAVYRTKLTPVRQAELRQQFEEEEVPRMLPAIARAWAEQGVESKSAKHTFFKWLATREHYEEPTADQLLEFSLGGELPDGALRLE